The Qipengyuania aurantiaca genome contains the following window.
GATACTGATAGGCAATTGGGAGGTCGGCCATGAGCTTGGCCTTGGCGAGCGCTTCGGTCTGGCGTGGATAAAGCTGACGCCCCGCGACAAGCGTCATCTCGTCAATGAGGCTCGCCCATTGCCCCGACAGCGCGGTGTAGGCTTCGCGGCAAGTGATGATCGAGGCCGTCACGCTGTCGTCGGCCTGCCGGGTCAGGAATTTCTGCGCGCGCGCCGCGCTGCCCGGTGCAATCGTCGCCCAGATGTCATCGCTCTCGGACAGCTCCTTCATCGAGTAGCGGCCGAGCAGCAGATCGTAGAACACGCATTGCCGGACATGCTCGTCGAAGTTCGCAGCAAACTCCGGATCGGAAATGCGCAAGCTGCGCGTCGATTCAAGCAGCCGTGCGCCATAGATCATGCCGTTCTTGGAGTAGTTGAGGTCGTCCGGCAGGCCGAAGACGAGCTCGGCCGAGCGGGTCAGATAGTCCCCTGCCTGGCTGGTGAAGCTTGCCATCAGGGCGAGCCCGAGCGGGACATTGGCCACGGTTGCCGGTGCAAGGCTGGGATTGACCCGGTCGGTCACATGGACGTCCATGCGCGGCACCATCAGACACATGTAAATGAGCGTCGCGCCGAGGAACCAGTTGAGCCATGCGCGCCAGTCCTGGTTGAACGCGACCACGATGACCGCGAGCACCATGCCCATCACCAGCGCGACCTGAATGAGGCTTTTGTAGCCGCCAGCACCGGTCCAGGCGGCAACGGCGTTGAGGACATTGACGATGTACTCGCCGCCACCGACCGTGAAAATCTCGACCATGCTGCCTGACCCTTATGGAACGATGGAACGGGATTGCATCCCGCGCGACCAGTCGAGCGCGGCGGCCATCGAGGGCGACATCGAAGCCGCAAGCATGTTCTCGATCATCGCGGTTTTCTCGATGATCTGCATGATCGCCGAGACCCGCGCCTGTCCGGTCGCTTGTCGCTGGGCGAGGCTTGACCGGACCTCGGCGACCTGAGCGCGCCAGATCGCAAGCTTGGCTTCATCGGCCGCGATGAAACTCGCCATCGAGCGTCCGGCCTCAGCTGTGATGCGTTCGAGGATGGCATAGAGGAGATCGATGCTGGCAATCTCGGCCAGCGTGTCGCGGTCGTCGGTGGCCATCCCGCGTCCATAGGCCGCCTGCACGGTGAGGATCTTGTAGAGCGGCACCGATGCCACCTGGAGCAGCTCCTTCTCCTCGTCGCCGATCGCGTTATCGCTGCGGATGGCCTCGACCATGCTGCCTATGAGCCGGGCAACGCGCGGCCGGATGGCCTTCGCGCTCAGGAGGCTCATCTGCTGGAAAGTGGGATTGAGGCACTGGTCGGGTTCGTCGCACTGGAACACCCGCACCGACTGGCCTTGCGTCCCGTCGAGCAGCGCGGTGACGAGCGTCGAGGAGGCATCGCCTGCGAAAGGCACGAATTTTCCTGGCTCGTCATCGCGGGGCGGCACGTAGATCACCGTGCCAATGAGCGTCATCGCATATTCGGCGAGGTCACGGTCGAAGGTCCCGCCGGGGTTGAAGAAGGCGCTCTTTTTGAGGACGTGCCAGGTGTAGTTGCGCGCGACGCCGGGATTGACGTCAGCATATTCAGTGCCGGCGCTGTCATTGGTTGAAGCGCGTTGTCCGCGTGTGCCGCAGCCATGCTTGGCTGCGGCGTAATCCGTAAAGATCCCTTCCGAATTGCCGATCGCCTCGCAGATCGCCTTGTCGGCCAGATCGCCCTTGGGCCAGATGCCGCCGACTAACCCTTGCGCCATCTCGCAGGAGTTGATCGAGAGATTGTTCATGAGCTGCGCCTTCTGGCTGAACTCCTGCATGATCTTCGAGCATTCGGGGCAGACCGTGTCGATCGCGAGGCTGAAGGCGAACCCCACCGCATTGTTCGCGACGGCCTTCAAGAGCGCGACCATCTCGCTTGCGTTGATGAAGGAGAAGGACCCGGCGAAGATATCGATACCGCCGCAACCAGCGCGGGCACGCGGCAGCTGGAGATTGGCGATGTTGGTCGTCTTCTGCGGGAAGCGCGTCCAGACATTGCCAAGGCTGTAATAGCCCGCCGACTGGCCTTCGAACGCGCTCGGCCCGGTGACATTGGCCGCAGCACCCATGTCGTCCATGAAACGGTCCATGCTGTCGCCGACGTTTGCGGCGACGGGGGACGCGACCATGCTGGCGGCAGCTATGCTGAGCGCTGCATTGCGGATGCTAGTAATCATGTCCGGCTTCCTTCGAGGTGAGGAGGTAGATGCGGTCCTGCAGCTCGTCGGCCGAGAGCACGCCGTATCCGATCGGGATCGGGCGTTTTGCCACGCTGTCCCACAGCACGAGCGCCGGGGTGATGCCGGGCTCGAGCCCCATGCGTGGACGCTGGCCGCTTTCGACCTTGTAGCCGGGGAAGTGCCGGGACGGTCCGCCATCGGTCGAGATCGCCCGGACAGTGATATGCCAGCGGTCCGCTACCGAGCGCACGATCGGGCTCATCACTTCGCAAGCGCCGCAGGTCTGGGCGAAGAAGTAGAACAGGCCATAGCGTTCGGAGAGCCTGGCCATCACCGCATCGCGGTCGGCAGCGCGCGCGTCCTGCCATTGCTTCTTGGCGAGCGCGCCGACCGGTCGTTCGAGCGTGTAGTCGAGCTCGGGATCCTGCCAGATCGCGCGCTGCCAGACATCGGAGAACAGCGAAGCCCGGTCGAGCTGCGCACGCTGGAAGCGGATATAGGCGGTAACGTTTTCCGGCGTCGGATAGAGGATCGCGCGCGCCTTGAGTTCGCGCAGTTCGCCCGTGACCGCATCTAGCTCCTGCGTGGCGATTACCTGGGCCGGTGGCTGCGCCTCCTGCGGCTCCTCTGCCGGGACCGGCCTGACACAATAGAACCAGTAGCCGAGCCTGCGCTGCTCGCAGTAGAGGCTGTCTGCCGAGGCAGCTTGCTCTGCCTGGCGCGTTTCCTGGGCATTTGCCGGAACGAGAAGCAGTGCAGCGAGAATCATGTTCAGTGCTGGGAGGGCCAGCATCGGCAGTGATTGGCGGCGCATCATTGGCCACTCCTTGCGTAATAGTCTTCGATTTTCTGCTGGATGAGGATGCTGGTCTCGAGCTCGTCGGGGAGCCGTGCAGCCTCGGTGAACTCGGCATAGACTTCGGAAAAATCCATCTGGCTGAGGTCGAGCCGGGCGAATTCGTCGAGCGTGAACCCTTCGCACTGCTCTTCCTTGGGCTTGTCCCAGGGCTTGGGCAGCTGGCGGCGGCCCTGTTCCTGCAGGATCCGCGAGAGCTTGCTCTCGAAGCAGCAGTAGACCTTCTTCTTCGTCAGGCAGACGCCGAGGAACTTGTCCGAACAATAGGTCCCGACATAAGCGCACAGTCCCTGCGCATCGCGTTCGTGGAGCAGCACTTCCTCGCGGTTGCAGCCGAGCGCGACCAGCAGGCTGATGCCGGGAATGAGCGGGAAGCCCTTGCCTTTGCAGCAGTTGAGCACGCCGAAGACCTTGGAGGAGCAGGTGTTGCGCGTGCCGCGGAACAGCGTCAGCGTCTCAGGATCGAACTGGCCGCGGGCCTCGTCCATCGCATGGAGCGCGGTGACGGCATCCTTGAACTCGTCGTTCGCAGTGCGCTCGATCGTCTCGCAGCTGCCGTCGATGCAATAAACATCGCCGTCGCAGACATACTGGGTGGAGCTGTCGGTCCCGGGAAGCGGGCACTCGTAGATGCGCTCCCAGGTCTCGCAGGGGTTTTCGTCGGTAAGGCATTCCTCGCGGACAAAGCGGCAGGTGCCCTGGCTTTCGATATCGGAGCAGTCGGTCGCCGCTTCGCGCGCAATGCAGGTGTAGCTGCGTTGCCATTCCCAGCAGGGCCGTGTGACAGCGACGCCATCGACCACGCGGGTCTGCGGATCGGTATCGGTGCAGATCTCTGCGTCCAGCGTGCAAGCGCTATTGTCCGCAAGACCTGTGCACTGGCTTTCGTCCGGGGTCGTCGTGACGGTGGTCGCGTTGGTAATGCGGTAGGGCGTCTGCCCCGCGACCTGTTCGTCGCAGGTCAGCTCGGTCAGCGGATCACCGGGCTCGGTGCACCATTTGCGCCCGCCGGACCAACCCCACTGCAAGCAAGGATCGTCCCGGTGTCCCGTAACCCGGCAAAGAGCGCCTGAAAACTCTTCACAATCCGGCTCACCTGACAGGTTGAAGCTGCCCAATGGGCTGCAAAGGTAATGATACTGCGGTCGCTGGCTGACCCTGGCGACGAGCGGCACCGAGCATTGGCCTGCCGACTGATCGATCCGTGTGCCCGTATTGCAGGTCGCGGTATAGGTGCCCGCCGAGCCCGAACCAGGCGGCAGCGGAACGCACGATCCCTGGCTACCCGAAATTGCCATGCCGCTGGTGTAGTCGAGCGGCGTCTCGTTGATCGCGAGGCTGCGGGCAATCACCTCCTCGATCTCGTTCGGCTCGAACCTTGCGCGATTGGCCATGCTGTCGCGGATCGTCCGCATCGGCGTGCTGGTTGTGGCAGCGCTGCGCCCGCGGGCCTCGATCTGGTCGGGATCGCGCGCAAGATCCTGCAGGTCGCGCGTCGCCTGCGGATCGAAATTGGGAACGCGCGCTGCGTCAGGACTGGTCGTTGCGGCATCGCGCGCTTCGCCCAGTAGCTCAGTGGCAAAGTCCTTGCCGTCGGCCCTTGCTGCATCGCGGGTCTGAGCGTGAATGGAAGCCGCGCTTGTGAGGGCGAGAAGTGCGGCAAGGAGATTGGCGAGGGTTCTGCCGATCATGGCCGTTCCTCCCTGGAGAGCTGGCGCAGGTGGAGGCGGGCAAGCTCGGCGCCCGGACCCTTGCCCGAGGCAAAGATCTCGAGGACTTCGCCCACGCTGATGTTGCCGGCGATACGGTCGTGTGGCGGCACCTCGCTGGTGCAATCGAACCCGTCGCATGGGCTAAACTCGGTGCTCAGCATGACGAAACTCGGTGCGGCCTCGATGTTGAAGGCGCGAAACAGCCGCGGATCGATGCCGAGCGAACCGGCCGCGTCGCGGGTGCTCCAGATGGCGGCGAGCCGCTTCTTGAACGCCTCGCTGGTTCCTTGCGGGAAACCGCGCAGCACGGTGACGCCTCCCGCCCTGGTCATGTCATGGACCAGTGCTTTCAGCGCCTCGGGCGGCATCGACAGGCTGGCAAAGGCAATGAAGCGCGGGGCTCCCCCGAGCGATGCCTTCTCTGCGGCGGCTTGCCCCGCGATCATCGCTTCGAAGTCGAGGACGGCGTCGGTCTCGATTGCCTTGATGGTGTCCGCATAGGCCGCGCGATTGGCCTGCGCTTGCGTCTGGATAGCTTGTGCATCCTCGGTCAGTGCCTCGGCGCGTTGGCGGACATTGGTGCTGAGCGCCTGCGCATCGTCGGCGTGTTCGGCCGCACGCTCGCGGATCGCTTCGAGGTCGATGCCTTCGGGCGCGCTCTGGGCGAGAGCGAGGCCACCAAGGGTGACGGCAAGGCCGACGGGCAAAAGAAGGAGGTGTTTGGTCATAGCGCGCAGCAGTTCCGCTTGCGCCAGACGAGGTATCCCATGTCTTCTCCGATGGCGGGGATGACCTGTCCGGCCGATTGAAAGGTGGTGGAGGCGCCGATGGGCGGGCAGGCATAACGGCCCGAGGTCGCCGGGTTGGGGTTGGTGGCCTGGAAGCGGTATTGCTGCTTGCGCATCACCGGCATCAAATATTTGCCGCACAGGCCCTTGGACCCCATCGTCCCCCAGGAGACGAGTTCGCGGTGGAGCTTGTAGGCAAAGCGCGAGAGCACGAGCCGCGAGGCCTGGACGTGGCCGATCGAGGCCGAGACATTGCCGTTCATCGGATACATCGACCCCTGGCAGCCCGCACACCAGAACATCTCGTCGATCGGCAGCTTCGCGGTCGAGGCGACGCAGTCGGCCGCACAAGCGGCGAGCGCCAGCGGGTTGGCGAAGAGCACGGCTTCGGGGTTGATGATCGCGGTGAGCTCGGAATCCTGCCACAGCGGATCGATCTCGGAGATGTAGAGAATGTCGATCGAGCCCGATTCCAGGCACAGGAAATCGGCGACGATCTCCATCCAGTAGATCAGCGGATAGGCATACCAGTGGACATGCCAGCTCGAATAATACTGGCTCGCGCCGCCCACCGCCGATGGACCCGAGATCGAGCGGAAGCCGATATCGAAGCCCGGATCGAGTTTCATGCCGCCGAGGTTCACGAAGCACCACGGCTTCATGCTGACATCGGCAAGCCGCACGGGTTCCCAGAAGCCCATCGCGATCCCGGGCCTCAGACCGCACAGGCACACCGGCAGGTCGGGGTTGTCGGGATCGGGCCGGCTCGACGGCCAGATGTCCAGCCCGCCGATCGAGATCGGGAACAGGCACGACCAGCAGATGTCGGTGATCGGGTTGACGAAGCTCCCGGTGCAGCGGCCGGGACCGGCATCGGCCATGGCAGGCGTTGCGGTGGCGAGACCAAGAATGGCGGCCAGAACGAGCGCCAGCTTTCTTAAGTGCGTCATTGGGCTGCCCTCCTTTTCGGTGGCAGCGCGATTTCGCTGACCTCGAGCAGGCGGCCCTGCTGGCGCACGCGTGCGGGCACCGACCTGATCCCGAACCTTTCCGTGAGTTTGCCGCCCTGGTCGAAATAGAAGCGGCGCTGACGGGCCTTCATCAGCTCGAGCGGCGCGCCCTTCACCAGGATCAGCTTGGCATTGGCGTCCTGCTTGAGCGCCCAGGAGAGCTGGTCGGGATCGTCGCCGTCGAGGAACAGGAGATCGGCGCGAAGGCCGACGCTGTCGAGCGGATTGACCCTCGTGCCAGCGGCATGGATCAGCTCGCCTTTTGCCCCGCGGATGTCGGCAGCGAGCGTGATCGTCGGATCGAAGTGCCAGCGCCGGGCTTCGCTGGCCCGGACGATCCCGGCGACGGGGTCGGGCCGGCCCACCCGTGCGATCGTGCGGCGCTTCAGGTCTTCATTGAGCCGCGCGGTCTCGCCCGAACGTTCCATCTGCGTCAGGCGGGAATGAATCTGTTCGAGGAGGTCGCGCTCGATCACGGGAAACACCGTGCCGCGCTGGCCATAGTCGCGCGCCAGCGCCTCGGTAGGGCAGAGCAGGACTGCAAGCAGGGCCGCAGGGAGGATGAGCTTGCTCACAGGATCGCCCTTCCGCTGCCGAGGATCTGGCCGCGGCAGACGAAGCCGATCTCGGCGTAGCGGCTGTCGAGGCCGCGGGGATGGCTGGTCCCGGTATAGAAGCACCCGTCGGGGATCGGTCCTTCGGGGCCTTCATGAAGCGCAATGCCGAGACGGGTCTCATCGAGCCGGGCCGCGATCTTTTGACCGTTGATGAAAACCTCGTGGCCACGGTGGCTGACGACATCGCCCGGCACGCCCAGCACCCGCTTGCCGAAGAGCTGCGCGCCTTTCCCGAAATGCGCTTCGACGAGCTCGCTTGCCGGCGGCTCGAAGAAGATCAGACTGCCGCGCTCGATCCGCGCATGCTTGTCGAGCCAGAACGCCCAGTTGGGCAGGCTCGGGCTGGCATTGATGAGGAAGGCATGGTCTTTCGCGAAGGCGTCGACCGCGCCCCATCCGAGGGGCAGCAACACTAGCACGGTCAGGACCAACGGCCGTTTGATCGTGCGGACAAGACGTGAGGCAAAGTGCGTCACTGACCGCCTCCCTGCCCAAGCTGGCGGGCGATCCGTGCGCGCAGTTCATCGGTAGCATCGGGGGCATCGCCCGCGAGCACCGCTTCGCCGACCAGCACCACGCGGCCATCGGCCCCCATTTCTGCAACGGCACGCTCGGACGCCTGGAGGAAGGCGAGCACGCGCGCCTGACTGGCTTCGGGATCCTGCTCTGCTCGCGCTTCGGCATCGACGAAAGCCGCGATGGTTTCGGCAAGCCGGACGGTGACGATCTGCTGGCGCGGCTCGGACAGCTCGCGGCTGACCCAAGCCGTCCAGAGCAGCGCGGCCACGAGCGCGAGCACGCCGAGAATTCTGAGCAAGAGCGGGCGATTAAAAGATTGTAATCTGCGCGTGTCAGTCACGGTTTGCCTCCTGGGCCGGATGGTTGTCGAGATCGGCCGCGAGCCGCTTCAGGAAGCGGGGCATGCGAAACAGCGTCACCGCGCCAGCGAGGACGAGGAAGCAGCCCTTGAGGTCCTGGCTGAACAGGCTGCGGCGCAGCCCGTCGGCTTCGAGGTAGCGGTCCGACAGATTGGCGAGCTGGGTGAAGAGGCCGCCAAGGTCCCAGCCCGCAACGAACAGGAACAGCGCAAGCGGCAATCCCAGCACGATCAGCAGCGAAGTCGCAGCAAAGCGCGCGGTCTCGATGAGGACGAAGCAGCTCCCCTGCAGGAACGGCAGCAGGCTGCGGAGATTGGCCGGAGGGATCCGGTCGACGAGATGCGAGACCATCATTGTCCGCCTCCCGCCACGATGCCGATGGCATCGGCGAGGCTGTGTCCGCGCCGCTCGCAGTCCTGGATCGCGGCATAAGTGTCGGGATCGGAGGAATAGATCGTCGCCGAGAAGGGATCGAGCACGAGCCGGCCGACGGCCTCGGTCTCGGGGCCCTTGATGAAGACCTCGCTGTATTCGGTGCCCGAACGCTTGAGGCTGCGGATCAGGGTCTCGGTGCGGTCGTCCATGTCGAGCCGCGCGTTCGCCCTGAAATCGGCAATCGTCTCGGCCTTCTGCTGGAGAACCAGCATCCAGTCGCTGTTCTCGAGCGCGGCGCGCGCGCCATCGGACTTGTAATAGTCATTGAGAGACTGGGTCGCGGTCGCGAGCGCGCCGCCATATTTGCGGGCGGTGCGAGCGTAGGTCTCGACGAACTCGCCCATCGACCCGCCCTTGAGCATGGCCCAGGCCTCGTCGATCAGCAGCAGTTTCTTGGTTGCTCGCGACGAGCGCGTCATCGCCTGGCTGGTCATGAACATGATTGCCGAAAGGACGACGCTGCGCAGTTCTTCGCGGGACGCGAGATCGCTCATCTCGAAGACGGTGAAATCATCGTCGAGCGCGAAGCTCGCCTTGCCTGCAAAGAACCCGCCGTAGCTGCCGCCGCGGCAGAAGGGCGCGATTGCGGTGGCGAGATCGCGGCCCGCCTCGCTTTCCGAACCGTGGAGAGCGTGCGCGACATCATCGACCGATGCGCCGCTTCCGAGGGCCTCCCAGGTCGCGGTTACGGCCCGGTCGATGAGCCCGCGTTCGGTGTCACTCGGTGCAGTGCCCGGTCGCGCCATCTGGCCAATGATCGCCTTGATCATGGCAAAGCAGTCGAGGCGGTAATCCTCGTCTTCGTGCGCACGGGCATCGTCGACCATCGAGAAGGGGTTGAGCGAGAAGCCCGAGGCGAGCGTGAACTCGACGAAGCGTCCGCCCTGCAGTTTGACCGAATGCTCGAAACTGCGCCCGTCATCGATCACCACGACCTTGGCGCCCGCGCCGCGCAGGGCGGCGCAAAGCTCCTGCAGCAGCACCGACTTGCCCGAGCCCGACTTGCCGCAGATCGCGATATTGTGATTGCCGGCAGTGTTTTCGAATGGCGACCACCAGAAGGGCTGGCCGCGGCGGCCGACGAACAGGAGGTGCGGGATCACGCCGCCAAGATATTCCCCCTGCATCGGCGCGATATGCGCCGCTGTCGTCGAGAGCATGGTCTTGAGGCGCTTCAACCGCGCCATGTCGTCGGCGAGGCCATCGGCAAGGCTCAAGGGAAAGGCAGCGACGAGGCCCTGCAGCTGGAGGAAGCGCTCGTCGGCAAGGTCCCATCCCGCTGCCTTGTAGATCGCCTTGATGATGCGTTCGTGCGCGTCGCCCTGGCCGAGCGGCGAGATGCTGGTAAGCCCGTAGAACAGCTTGACGAGCTTCTTGCCGGCCTGGAGTTCGGCCTGGACGTGGCGCCATTCGGCCGACTGTTCGGCGAGCTTGGGGAGAAAGCGCGCGCTCTTGGTCTGGCTGAGGCTGGTCGTTCGCATGAATTTGAAGCCCGCGCGCGCCGAAGCGGCTTCCTGGTCGGGGTAGACGAGGCACAGCATGGTCGCCGTCGGACAGGGGAAACGCAGCTTGTCGGTGAACATGTCGCCGATGAGCCGCGCGCATTCCCACGGCGCCCAGCGCTCAGGGGTAGAGCGCACGGCATAATGCCGCACGTCGAAATGGTCGGGATAGCATTCGCCGACTTCGGGATTGCCCTCTTCGTCGCGGTCCGTCTCCCGAAAGCGCTCGGTCCTGAGGATCAGGCGATCGTCGCCGACCTCAAGCTCGATGTCGCGGCGAATGGCCTGGACATCGAGCGTATCGTGCGGGTTCCACGCATGGATGTCGGTCTCGTGCGCGGTGGTAGGCGAGGTGAGTTCGTCGATCAGCGCCAGCAGTCCGCCCGGACGCAGCTCTTGCGCGTGCAGTCCGAGCGAATGGAGCATGCCCATCAGCCCTTCGCGGCATTCGGAGAGTTCTGCGTCGGTTACGCTGCCGGGCACCGGCACGCCGAGCGAGACGATCAGCCGGACGTTGCGGGCATGGAAGGGCGCATGCGCCGAGCCCGAATTCCAGACGAGATCATAAAGGCGCCTGGTGCGCGCCCTGGCAATCGCCTCGTAGATGCCGCCCTGCTCATAGCGCGGAGCGAACCAGGGGCCGACCACGCTGCCGATCCGCGGAGATGCGAAGTTCAGGACCTGGAGGCAGGCGCCCTGCGGCAGGCCTTCGGAGAAGAACTGGCCGAGGATTTCGCCGGTCCGTTCGTCGGCCCCGATCAGCGGGGTGACTTCGAGCACGAAGCCTTTGGAGCGGGCGTTGCGGTAGAGCTTCGCCCCCTCGTCATAGACCCGGTAGGGCAGCCAGTCCGAGAGCATATCGAGCCCGAAATGCGCCTGCGGCTTTTCAGGCCGAGCCGTGTCGGCAAACAGGCCCCGCGAGAGTGCGTCGCGCGCGGCAGCAAGGGATAGCGTCACTGGCTCTCTCCTTCGGTCATGTCAGGGTGGGGGACCGGCTCGCGGGGAGGGGAAAACGAGCCAGGTCCCCCGGGTTCCGGCGCGTCAGCGCCGGGCATCGCCGGAACGGGCTGCGAGGGGATGAACAGCTGTTCCGGCAATGTGTCTGCCTCTTGGGTTTTTGGCGGTTGGAAATCGGTTGCGGGGTTGCTCTCGGGCGTCGCGGCAATAGTCGATGCCAGCGAGCGCAGGACTTCGCGGCGGCCCTGCGGCGCGCGCCAGCCTGTCCCTGCCTGTTCGGGCAGCGTCAGGTGAACGACGCGCGCCTCATGGTCGCGGCCCGCCGCGTCACGGTAGGGCGTCAACACGACCTGCAGGCGGCGAACCGCTTCGCCGGTCGGGGTCACCGTCCGATGCGCATCGACCGTGTCAGCCTTTTCAATGCCGGTCGCCCCGGCATCGATCGCGGAAGTCGGCGCGCAGGTCCCTTCGGGAGCGCGGCAGGCAAAGCTGCCTTTGACGTTGCCGCCAAGGCTGGCGCAGCCACTGGCCAAAAGGAGCGGCGCAGCGAGCACCATGGCGCGAAGGATCGGAAGCCGGCTCATTGCGCCACTCCTTTGCCTTCGGCGACGAAGCGGCGGATCGCCGCGGCATCGCGGTAGCCATGAAGCACCGCCCCATCGCGGGCGCGCACGATGACGGGAGTTCCGGCAAACCCGTTGGCCTTTGCGAAGGCTTCGTTGGCATCGAGTGCCTTGGCGTCCTTGCAGGTCTTGCCGGTCGTCGGAGCCTCGCCGGCGTAGGCCGCATGGAGCGCCTTTGCCGGATCCTTGGCACACAGCACGGCCTCGGAAATCTTGCGGCTCGCCACGCCAAAGATCGAGATCGGTCGCTCTTCGACATGGACCTTGGCCTTGGCGAGCTGCGCGGTCAGGCGCTGGCAGTAGCCGCATTGGAAGTCCGAGAAGACGACCAGGCGTTCGCCCTTGGGGTTGCCCCAGTGGATCGCACCGGCGGCCGGAAGCGACGAGAGGTCGACATGGCTGGCAGCCGCCTGGACAGGCGCTTCGTCGCGTCCCGCCGGCGCATCGCTCGCTACGCGTGCCGCACCGGCCGCGAGCAGGTCGGGATTGAGTTCGAGCAGGCGGGCGGCGGTCACGTCGCGCCGCTCTTCCATGTCGTAGAGACGGCCTACGAACAGGTAGCGCGCGGTCTCGTCGATGTAGAACAGCGTGTCGCCCGAGACGACTTCGCACCAGGGGCCAAGCGTGTCGCAGCTGATCGCATCGATCGGGGTCTTGGGCAACCGCAGTTTCAGCGCCTGCGCGACATCGCTCGCCATGCCGGCGGCGCTCGCAGGCATCGCGGTGACGGCAGAGACGCCGAGCGTCAGCACGGCGGCGGCGCTCGAGAGGGCAAGGGCAAGGTGGGCGGCGCGGGCCTT
Protein-coding sequences here:
- the traC gene encoding type IV secretion system protein TraC → MTLSLAAARDALSRGLFADTARPEKPQAHFGLDMLSDWLPYRVYDEGAKLYRNARSKGFVLEVTPLIGADERTGEILGQFFSEGLPQGACLQVLNFASPRIGSVVGPWFAPRYEQGGIYEAIARARTRRLYDLVWNSGSAHAPFHARNVRLIVSLGVPVPGSVTDAELSECREGLMGMLHSLGLHAQELRPGGLLALIDELTSPTTAHETDIHAWNPHDTLDVQAIRRDIELEVGDDRLILRTERFRETDRDEEGNPEVGECYPDHFDVRHYAVRSTPERWAPWECARLIGDMFTDKLRFPCPTATMLCLVYPDQEAASARAGFKFMRTTSLSQTKSARFLPKLAEQSAEWRHVQAELQAGKKLVKLFYGLTSISPLGQGDAHERIIKAIYKAAGWDLADERFLQLQGLVAAFPLSLADGLADDMARLKRLKTMLSTTAAHIAPMQGEYLGGVIPHLLFVGRRGQPFWWSPFENTAGNHNIAICGKSGSGKSVLLQELCAALRGAGAKVVVIDDGRSFEHSVKLQGGRFVEFTLASGFSLNPFSMVDDARAHEDEDYRLDCFAMIKAIIGQMARPGTAPSDTERGLIDRAVTATWEALGSGASVDDVAHALHGSESEAGRDLATAIAPFCRGGSYGGFFAGKASFALDDDFTVFEMSDLASREELRSVVLSAIMFMTSQAMTRSSRATKKLLLIDEAWAMLKGGSMGEFVETYARTARKYGGALATATQSLNDYYKSDGARAALENSDWMLVLQQKAETIADFRANARLDMDDRTETLIRSLKRSGTEYSEVFIKGPETEAVGRLVLDPFSATIYSSDPDTYAAIQDCERRGHSLADAIGIVAGGGQ
- a CDS encoding DsbC family protein, with the translated sequence MNYNDSPPSLKARAAHLALALSSAAAVLTLGVSAVTAMPASAAGMASDVAQALKLRLPKTPIDAISCDTLGPWCEVVSGDTLFYIDETARYLFVGRLYDMEERRDVTAARLLELNPDLLAAGAARVASDAPAGRDEAPVQAAASHVDLSSLPAAGAIHWGNPKGERLVVFSDFQCGYCQRLTAQLAKAKVHVEERPISIFGVASRKISEAVLCAKDPAKALHAAYAGEAPTTGKTCKDAKALDANEAFAKANGFAGTPVIVRARDGAVLHGYRDAAAIRRFVAEGKGVAQ